In Ctenopharyngodon idella isolate HZGC_01 chromosome 2, HZGC01, whole genome shotgun sequence, the following are encoded in one genomic region:
- the LOC127503831 gene encoding holocytochrome c-type synthase-like isoform X1 — translation MGDTMSSPTGTVKAEGIMVPDFGSAPPKGCPMHQDVNKSEMGAPPPECPMHQGSAPASDQLKKAADVPAHQDRAYEFVECPMRAADRAKPTMSDINPANMMPPPNQQPSADQPFPLSVVREESTIPRAGSEQKWVYPSEQMFWNAMLRKGWRWNNDDIKQKDMTNIIRIHNQNNEQAWQEILRWEKLHSKECPCGPSLLRFGGKAKDFSPRARFRHWMGHELPFDRHDWIIDRCGKDVRYVIDYYDGGQVSKHTILDVRPAFDSLGAVWDRMKVAWWRWTST, via the exons ATGGGAGACACTATGTCCAGCCCTACAGGCACTGTGAAGGCAGAGGGCATCATGGTGCCTGACTTTGGCAGCGCACCACCAAAGGGCTGTCCAATGCATCAAGATGTTAATAAAAGTGAGATGG GTGCCCCTCCGCCAGAATGTCCAATGCATCAGGGGTCTGCACCTGCTAGCGATCAGCTGAAGAAAGCGGCAGATGTACCAGCACATCAGGACAGGGCATATGAATTTGTAGAGTGTCCTATGAGAGCTGCTGACAGGGCTAAACCCACAATGTCTGACATCAATCCAGCAAACATG ATGCCACCACCTAACCAGCAACCTTCAGCTGATCAACCGTTCCCGCTGTCTGTTGTAAGAGAGGAATCTACCATCCCTCGTGCTGGATCTGAGCAGAAATGGGTTTATCCCTCAGAGCAGATGTTCTGGAATGCCATGCTGAGAAAAGG ATGGCGCTGGAACAATGATGATATCAAACAGAAAGATATGACAAACATCATCAGGATTCACAACCAGAATAATGAGCAAGCCTGGCAGGAAATCCTGAGATGGGAAAAGCTACATTCTAA AGAATGCCCATGTGGACCTTCTCTTCTAAGGTTTGGTGGCAAAGCAAAAGACTTTTCACCCAGAGCCAGATTTCGCCATTGGATGGG GCATGAGCTACCGTTTGACAGGCATGACTGGATTATTGACCGGTGTGGAAAAGATGTCAGATATGTGATAGACTACTATGATGGAGGCCAGGTGTCTAAGCATACTATCCTTGACGTGCGTCCTGCCTTCGATTCCTTAGGAGCTGTTTGGGACCGTATGAAAGTGGCCTGGTGGCGTTGGACCTCCACATGA
- the LOC127503831 gene encoding holocytochrome c-type synthase-like isoform X2, whose product MGDTMSSPTGTVKAEGIMVPDFGSAPPKGCPMHQDVNKSAPPPECPMHQGSAPASDQLKKAADVPAHQDRAYEFVECPMRAADRAKPTMSDINPANMMPPPNQQPSADQPFPLSVVREESTIPRAGSEQKWVYPSEQMFWNAMLRKGWRWNNDDIKQKDMTNIIRIHNQNNEQAWQEILRWEKLHSKECPCGPSLLRFGGKAKDFSPRARFRHWMGHELPFDRHDWIIDRCGKDVRYVIDYYDGGQVSKHTILDVRPAFDSLGAVWDRMKVAWWRWTST is encoded by the exons ATGGGAGACACTATGTCCAGCCCTACAGGCACTGTGAAGGCAGAGGGCATCATGGTGCCTGACTTTGGCAGCGCACCACCAAAGGGCTGTCCAATGCATCAAGATGTTAATAAAA GTGCCCCTCCGCCAGAATGTCCAATGCATCAGGGGTCTGCACCTGCTAGCGATCAGCTGAAGAAAGCGGCAGATGTACCAGCACATCAGGACAGGGCATATGAATTTGTAGAGTGTCCTATGAGAGCTGCTGACAGGGCTAAACCCACAATGTCTGACATCAATCCAGCAAACATG ATGCCACCACCTAACCAGCAACCTTCAGCTGATCAACCGTTCCCGCTGTCTGTTGTAAGAGAGGAATCTACCATCCCTCGTGCTGGATCTGAGCAGAAATGGGTTTATCCCTCAGAGCAGATGTTCTGGAATGCCATGCTGAGAAAAGG ATGGCGCTGGAACAATGATGATATCAAACAGAAAGATATGACAAACATCATCAGGATTCACAACCAGAATAATGAGCAAGCCTGGCAGGAAATCCTGAGATGGGAAAAGCTACATTCTAA AGAATGCCCATGTGGACCTTCTCTTCTAAGGTTTGGTGGCAAAGCAAAAGACTTTTCACCCAGAGCCAGATTTCGCCATTGGATGGG GCATGAGCTACCGTTTGACAGGCATGACTGGATTATTGACCGGTGTGGAAAAGATGTCAGATATGTGATAGACTACTATGATGGAGGCCAGGTGTCTAAGCATACTATCCTTGACGTGCGTCCTGCCTTCGATTCCTTAGGAGCTGTTTGGGACCGTATGAAAGTGGCCTGGTGGCGTTGGACCTCCACATGA
- the si:dkey-10f21.4 gene encoding transmembrane protein 56-B-like isoform X2 — MEPLSLQVLVVVTGSFLGFQWLFHRGSPWVSQQLCKGFLRLSPTQRTEWNSRAVSTVHALVVGLFCLYIYIFDESIQKDPVWGDATLVKLNVAITSGYLISDLLLMFTSWESIGEKYFVIHHFAALYAYYYVLSQGILPYFANFRLLSEFSTPFVNQRWFFHMLGYHKLSRPSLVNGVTMAFTFFLVRIAVIPGYYSHMYSIFGTDDFYKLPLGGRSAWVISSVSLDVMNIMWMRRIIRGCLKVLHSAWSRKAGTEMETRKTD, encoded by the exons ATGGAGCCTCTCAGCCTGCAGGTGCTGGTGGTTGTAACAGGGAGCTTCCTGGGCTTCCAGTGGCTGTTCCACAGAGGTAGCCCTTGGGTGTCTCAGCAACTCTGCAAAGGCTTCCTTAGGCTCAGCCCTACACAAAGGACGGAGTGGAACTCCAG gGCCGTCTCAACAGTGCACGCCTTGGTTGTGGGACTTTTCTGTCTCTACATATATATCTTTGATGAATCCATCCAGAAAGACCCAGTCTG GGGAGACGCCACACTGGTGAAACTAAACGTGGCCATTACCTCAGGTTATCTAATTTCAG ATCTCCTGCTCATGTTTACTTCATGGGAGTCAATTGGAGAGAAATACTTTGTCATACATCATTTTGCTGCTCTCTATGCATACTACTATGTGCTG AGTCAAGGGATATTGCCTTACTTTGCTAATTTCCGTCTGCTCTCAGAATTCTCCACCCCCTTTGTCAACCAGCG TTGGTTTTTTCACATGTTGGGCTACCACAAACTCTCCAGACCGAGTTTGGTTAATGGTGTCACCATGGCATTTACATTCTTCTTGGTGAGGATCGCAGTCATTCCGGGCTACTACAGCCATATGTACTCAATCTTTGGCACAGATGACTTCTACAAGTTACCTCTGGGAGGCCGCAGTGCCTGGGTTATTTCTAGTGTGTCTTTGGATGTTATGAACATCATGTGGATGCGCAGAATCATCCGTGGATGTCTCAAAGTCCTTCACTCAGCCTGGTCGAGAAAAGCAGGAACTGAAATGGAAACTAGAAAGACAGACTGA
- the LOC127503852 gene encoding RWD domain-containing protein 3, giving the protein MSKEAFDEMSVLSAIYCEQGEFELLEESPERGIVCRIHTLIERNSEKTPLGLIFHISPDYPHTPPDISISSRHLSRKQCHDLRQQLLDTARSLPPEPMIHGLMLWLQENFSDLIKTSSCHSAEVRGETTEETWTALLHLDHMRSKAKYIKLIEKWASELCLTGRLFMGKPILILLQGTKENIKEYIHLQKTVKVDVDSSGKRCKEKMMSVLCEIPQPEEKIMMSTFEVKDILLLDDLKREFDLVGLTELYNQFVPSLI; this is encoded by the exons atgtcaaaggAAGCGTTTGatgaaatgtcagttttatcCGCCATATACTGCGAGCAGGGCGAATTCGAGCTGTTAGAAGAGTCAC CTGAGAGGGGAATTGTGTGCCGTATACATACACTGATAGAGAGGAACAGCGAGAAGACCCCGCTAGGCCTTATTTTCCACATCTCTCCTGACTACCCCCACACTCCTCCAGATATAAGCATCAGTTCCAGGCACTTATCGAGGAAACAGTGTCATGACCTGAGACAGCAATTACTGGACACAGCACGATCACTTCCACCAGAGCCCATGATCCATGGCTTAATGCTGTGGCTTCAGGAAAACTTCTCTGACTTGATCAAAACATCAAGCTGTCATTCagcagaggtcagaggagaaacTACAGAAGAAACCTGGACCGCTTTACTACATTTAGATCACATGAGATCCAAAgcaaaatacataaaactgATTGAAAAATGGGCTTCAGAGCTGTGTCTCACTGGGAGACTCTTTATGGGCAAACCGATATTGATTCTGCTGCAAGGAACAAAGGAAAATATCAAA GAATACATCCACCTTCAGAAGACTGTAAAAGTTGATGTTGATTCTTCAGGGAAACGCTGTAAGGAAAAGATGATGAGTGTCCTTTGTGAGATTCCACAACCAGAGGAGAAGATAAT gatGTCTACATTTGAAGTGAAAGACATTTTATTACTTGATGACCTCAAAAGGGAGTTTGATCTTGTTGGACTAACTGAGCTTTATAACCAGTTTGTGCCCTCGCTCATCTGA
- the si:dkey-10f21.4 gene encoding transmembrane protein 56-B-like isoform X1 produces the protein MERLLDSLHNLSTNFPCECLRQTPELYRSPKPCIYPRVQLCSWPVQHGSFITERGSAGMEPLSLQVLVVVTGSFLGFQWLFHRGSPWVSQQLCKGFLRLSPTQRTEWNSRAVSTVHALVVGLFCLYIYIFDESIQKDPVWGDATLVKLNVAITSGYLISDLLLMFTSWESIGEKYFVIHHFAALYAYYYVLSQGILPYFANFRLLSEFSTPFVNQRWFFHMLGYHKLSRPSLVNGVTMAFTFFLVRIAVIPGYYSHMYSIFGTDDFYKLPLGGRSAWVISSVSLDVMNIMWMRRIIRGCLKVLHSAWSRKAGTEMETRKTD, from the exons ATGGAGAGGCTGTTGGATTCTCTTCACAATCTCTCCACCAATTTCCCTTGTGAATGCCTGAGGCAAACACCTGAGCTTTACAGATCACCTAAACCCTGCATTTATCCACGTGTCCAGCTGTGTTCATGGCCAGTTCAACATGGGTCTTTCATAACAGAAAGG GGCTCAGCAGGCATGGAGCCTCTCAGCCTGCAGGTGCTGGTGGTTGTAACAGGGAGCTTCCTGGGCTTCCAGTGGCTGTTCCACAGAGGTAGCCCTTGGGTGTCTCAGCAACTCTGCAAAGGCTTCCTTAGGCTCAGCCCTACACAAAGGACGGAGTGGAACTCCAG gGCCGTCTCAACAGTGCACGCCTTGGTTGTGGGACTTTTCTGTCTCTACATATATATCTTTGATGAATCCATCCAGAAAGACCCAGTCTG GGGAGACGCCACACTGGTGAAACTAAACGTGGCCATTACCTCAGGTTATCTAATTTCAG ATCTCCTGCTCATGTTTACTTCATGGGAGTCAATTGGAGAGAAATACTTTGTCATACATCATTTTGCTGCTCTCTATGCATACTACTATGTGCTG AGTCAAGGGATATTGCCTTACTTTGCTAATTTCCGTCTGCTCTCAGAATTCTCCACCCCCTTTGTCAACCAGCG TTGGTTTTTTCACATGTTGGGCTACCACAAACTCTCCAGACCGAGTTTGGTTAATGGTGTCACCATGGCATTTACATTCTTCTTGGTGAGGATCGCAGTCATTCCGGGCTACTACAGCCATATGTACTCAATCTTTGGCACAGATGACTTCTACAAGTTACCTCTGGGAGGCCGCAGTGCCTGGGTTATTTCTAGTGTGTCTTTGGATGTTATGAACATCATGTGGATGCGCAGAATCATCCGTGGATGTCTCAAAGTCCTTCACTCAGCCTGGTCGAGAAAAGCAGGAACTGAAATGGAAACTAGAAAGACAGACTGA